In Rhodoligotrophos defluvii, a genomic segment contains:
- a CDS encoding ABC transporter ATP-binding protein, whose protein sequence is MLSLERASVFYGAAQALHDISLSVKPGEALALAGRNGAGKSTTLRTLAGQLRCRSGGLVLDGARLDKPSPEALSRAGIAYVPEDRQVFPTLTVEENLAIAQVAHRSGLWTADRVYSVFPRLAERRKALGQALSGGEQQMLAIGRALMCNPRILLLDEPTEGLAPNMVQSLVGAMRDILASGLGVILVEQNFRVPKQLADRFVILDSGRVAWTGDAVALADNEATAARLLSV, encoded by the coding sequence ATGCTGTCTCTGGAACGGGCTTCGGTCTTTTACGGCGCCGCGCAGGCGCTGCATGACATCTCGCTCTCGGTCAAACCCGGCGAAGCCCTGGCGCTCGCCGGCCGCAACGGCGCGGGCAAGAGCACCACGTTGCGGACACTTGCCGGCCAGCTCCGCTGCCGCTCAGGCGGGCTCGTCCTCGATGGGGCGCGCCTCGACAAGCCGAGCCCCGAGGCACTCAGCCGAGCCGGCATCGCCTATGTGCCGGAGGATCGGCAAGTCTTTCCGACGCTCACGGTGGAGGAGAACCTGGCGATCGCCCAAGTGGCCCACCGCTCGGGCTTGTGGACGGCCGACCGGGTCTACAGCGTCTTTCCACGACTGGCGGAGCGGCGGAAGGCCTTGGGCCAGGCACTCTCCGGGGGCGAGCAGCAGATGCTCGCCATCGGCCGCGCCTTGATGTGCAACCCGCGCATTCTGCTCCTGGACGAGCCGACGGAAGGCCTCGCCCCGAACATGGTGCAGTCCTTGGTGGGCGCGATGCGGGACATCCTCGCAAGCGGCCTCGGCGTCATTCTGGTGGAGCAGAATTTCAGAGTGCCCAAACAGCTCGCCGACCGTTTCGTCATCTTGGACAGCGGGCGGGTCGCTTGGACAGGCGATGCGGTCGCCCTGGCCGACAACGAAGCCACTGCCGCCCGCCTGCTCAGTGTTTAG
- a CDS encoding ABC transporter ATP-binding protein: MTAASLSCRDIAVRFGSFQALSDVSLAFAPGRITALIGPNGAGKTTLLNVLAGLQKAVGGSVVLNGQDISALPPYRRARAGLSRSFQIVNVFPQMTVFENLRLALQHRHMRMSMPWRTVGSFTALAEDARERLTRFGLAQHGDDVAASLSHGQQRALELALALAGDPQVLLLDEPLAGVGQDELPKFASLIRALAANRTTVLVEHNMDVVMAMADEIVVLVGGTVLAKGRPEAVRNDPRVRDAYLGR; the protein is encoded by the coding sequence ATGACGGCCGCCAGTCTCTCATGTCGCGACATCGCTGTGCGCTTCGGCAGCTTCCAGGCCTTGTCGGACGTGAGCCTGGCCTTTGCACCCGGCCGGATCACGGCTCTTATCGGCCCGAACGGCGCCGGCAAGACGACCCTGCTCAACGTTCTCGCCGGGTTGCAGAAGGCGGTCGGCGGCTCCGTTGTCCTGAACGGTCAGGATATTTCGGCCTTGCCGCCTTACCGGCGGGCGCGTGCCGGCCTTTCACGCTCGTTCCAGATCGTGAACGTCTTCCCGCAGATGACCGTGTTCGAGAACCTGCGCCTGGCGCTGCAGCATCGCCACATGCGCATGTCGATGCCCTGGCGCACGGTGGGCTCGTTCACGGCGCTCGCCGAGGACGCGCGCGAGCGCCTTACCCGGTTCGGCCTGGCGCAGCATGGGGATGACGTCGCCGCGTCGCTGTCTCATGGTCAGCAACGGGCGCTGGAGCTTGCTCTTGCGCTTGCCGGCGACCCGCAGGTTCTGCTGCTGGATGAGCCGCTGGCGGGGGTCGGGCAGGATGAGCTGCCGAAATTCGCAAGCCTCATCAGAGCGCTTGCCGCCAACCGCACGACCGTGCTGGTCGAGCACAATATGGACGTGGTCATGGCCATGGCGGACGAGATCGTGGTGCTGGTGGGCGGCACAGTGCTGGCCAAGGGCAGGCCCGAGGCCGTGCGCAACGATCCGCGCGTACGCGATGCTTATCTGGGGCGTTGA
- a CDS encoding branched-chain amino acid ABC transporter permease: protein MSPFVRHLLLSALLAGGAAGLALTAGDGVQYIIALVLVWAIFAVGFDLVFGVAGIISFGHAAFFGTGAYAYAILTLTYEVSPLPALAAASLVGAAVGLSFAAVTLRQSGIYFALTTLALAQLIHILAEVKLKAWTGGTDGLAGVPRPELLGIDFYDDGNFACFVAAVFLALMMLNALLRASPFGQVLSAIRQNETRAGQLGYDTRRYKLGAFAISGAYSGLAGALLGCLVMFVGPDMTRWTASGDVLIMTVLGGRGTFLGPVVGVAVFEGLKEGISAYTDHWYGLLGLIFILVTLYMPGGICGLISRHVPKVFTRPASGPALAIERKQTP, encoded by the coding sequence ATGAGCCCGTTCGTTCGGCACCTCCTCCTGTCGGCCCTCCTTGCCGGAGGCGCGGCGGGGCTCGCCCTCACCGCAGGCGACGGGGTGCAGTACATCATCGCCCTGGTGCTAGTCTGGGCCATCTTCGCCGTGGGGTTCGACCTCGTGTTCGGCGTGGCCGGGATCATCTCCTTCGGCCATGCCGCCTTCTTCGGAACCGGCGCCTATGCTTACGCCATCCTGACGCTCACCTATGAGGTGAGCCCTCTGCCCGCCCTGGCCGCCGCCAGCTTGGTGGGGGCAGCGGTGGGGCTGAGCTTCGCGGCGGTCACCCTGCGCCAGTCGGGCATCTACTTCGCGCTCACCACCCTGGCCCTCGCCCAGCTCATCCATATCCTGGCCGAGGTGAAGCTGAAGGCCTGGACCGGCGGCACCGACGGCCTAGCCGGGGTGCCTCGGCCCGAGTTGCTCGGCATCGACTTCTATGATGACGGCAATTTCGCGTGTTTCGTGGCCGCAGTGTTTCTCGCGCTGATGATGCTGAACGCGCTGCTGCGTGCGTCACCGTTCGGGCAGGTGCTTTCGGCGATCCGGCAGAACGAAACGCGGGCCGGCCAGCTCGGCTACGATACGCGCCGCTACAAGCTCGGCGCCTTCGCCATCTCGGGTGCCTATTCCGGGCTTGCCGGCGCCTTGCTCGGGTGTCTCGTCATGTTCGTGGGCCCGGACATGACCCGCTGGACCGCCTCGGGCGACGTGCTGATCATGACGGTGCTCGGCGGCCGCGGCACCTTCCTCGGACCCGTGGTCGGCGTGGCGGTGTTCGAGGGCCTGAAGGAGGGGATCAGCGCCTATACGGACCATTGGTACGGCCTGCTGGGTCTCATCTTCATTCTCGTGACCCTCTACATGCCGGGCGGAATCTGCGGGCTGATCTCGCGGCACGTGCCGAAGGTGTTCACGCGGCCGGCGTCCGGCCCGGCGCTTGCGATCGAGCGGAAGCAGACGCCATGA
- a CDS encoding branched-chain amino acid ABC transporter permease, which yields MLATALIGLSIATLLFLLAAGLTLIFGMLGVINFAHGALYMLGAFIAYEVATRTGSFWIALVLAPLVVAILGGAIEWLLLRPLYDRDHVEQLLMTFGAILVIEEAVRLIWGFGYRDVPLPASLSGAVPIMGDDVAVYRLFLLGAGLVVGLGLFWLIEKTRLGMVLRAAMSYPMMVRSLGIGVDKVRTLVFALGAGLAALGGAIAAPLLPVQVGMGFTIIIDCFIVVILGGLGNIRGAVAAAALLGLVQAFGQTFIPAWIDVATYLVLVLVLLIRPQGLFSLAPGRKA from the coding sequence ATGCTCGCCACCGCCCTCATAGGCCTGAGCATCGCCACTCTGCTGTTCCTGCTGGCGGCAGGGCTCACCCTGATTTTCGGCATGCTGGGCGTCATCAACTTCGCCCATGGCGCGCTCTACATGCTCGGGGCCTTCATCGCCTATGAGGTGGCAACCCGCACCGGCAGCTTCTGGATCGCGCTGGTGCTGGCGCCGCTCGTCGTGGCGATCCTCGGCGGTGCGATCGAGTGGCTGCTGCTCCGGCCGCTCTACGACCGCGATCATGTCGAGCAGCTGCTCATGACCTTCGGCGCCATCCTGGTGATCGAGGAGGCCGTGCGCCTGATCTGGGGCTTCGGCTATCGGGACGTGCCTCTGCCGGCCTCGCTATCCGGCGCGGTGCCGATCATGGGCGACGACGTGGCGGTCTATCGCCTGTTCCTGCTGGGGGCGGGTCTCGTCGTGGGCCTTGGTCTGTTCTGGCTGATCGAGAAAACGAGGCTTGGCATGGTGCTGAGGGCCGCCATGTCCTATCCGATGATGGTGCGCTCGCTCGGCATCGGCGTCGACAAGGTGCGCACCCTGGTCTTCGCGCTCGGCGCGGGGCTCGCTGCGCTAGGCGGCGCCATCGCCGCACCGCTGTTGCCCGTGCAGGTGGGCATGGGCTTCACCATCATCATCGATTGCTTCATCGTCGTCATCCTCGGCGGCTTGGGCAATATCCGTGGAGCGGTCGCCGCCGCGGCCCTGCTGGGCCTGGTGCAAGCCTTCGGGCAGACCTTCATTCCCGCCTGGATCGACGTTGCGACCTATCTGGTGCTTGTCCTCGTCCTGCTGATCCGCCCGCAAGGGCTGTTCAGCCTCGCCCCGGGGCGCAAGGCATGA
- a CDS encoding thiolase family protein, translating to MANDVYVLGVYTTEFKKQPEKGFKELAREAYLGALADAQLEDGRDIDGAWFGNCLMHYWGQALTRGNVSFIPLVREGLFPDRAPIVNVEGGCATGSLALAGAAKEIRAGDAQLTLALGAEKLYDAEDPRRIFAHFSGGMDLLDPQEWEEEYRRVGSQVGVPFAPGPDRTIAMDTYAMQANYHMKAYGTTAEQIAVGAAKNHCNGALNPKAQYRFEMTPEQVLADRPVSAPLTRSMCAPMGDGAAAALLCSAEYLKSMPQRVRDRAIKLSALALSGGKYRRLDEPSLTRAAADRAYAQAGIGPRDIDVAEVHDATSFCEVYQSEMMRFCEIGEGGAFVGSGATKIGGELPINTSGGLVSKGHPIGATGLSMCYELVTQLRGEAGARQVDGAAIALQENGGGIIGMEEAVAAVVIYERTR from the coding sequence ATGGCAAACGACGTCTACGTGCTCGGCGTCTATACGACCGAATTCAAGAAGCAGCCGGAAAAGGGTTTCAAGGAGCTGGCGCGCGAGGCCTATCTCGGCGCATTGGCGGATGCGCAGCTCGAGGACGGACGCGACATCGACGGGGCCTGGTTCGGCAACTGCCTGATGCATTACTGGGGCCAGGCGTTAACGCGGGGGAACGTGTCTTTCATCCCCCTGGTGCGCGAAGGCCTATTTCCGGATCGTGCGCCCATCGTCAATGTGGAGGGCGGGTGCGCCACGGGAAGCCTCGCTCTAGCCGGTGCCGCCAAGGAGATCCGGGCGGGCGATGCGCAACTCACTCTCGCGCTCGGTGCCGAGAAGCTCTACGATGCCGAAGATCCCCGGCGGATCTTTGCCCATTTTTCGGGCGGGATGGACCTCCTGGACCCGCAGGAATGGGAGGAGGAGTATCGCCGCGTGGGAAGCCAAGTGGGTGTTCCCTTCGCGCCCGGGCCCGACCGCACTATCGCCATGGACACCTATGCCATGCAGGCCAACTATCACATGAAGGCCTATGGCACGACCGCCGAGCAGATCGCGGTGGGTGCCGCCAAGAACCACTGCAACGGCGCGCTCAATCCCAAGGCGCAGTACCGGTTCGAGATGACGCCGGAGCAGGTTCTGGCCGACCGTCCGGTCAGCGCGCCGCTGACCCGTTCCATGTGCGCGCCCATGGGCGATGGGGCGGCGGCGGCCCTTCTGTGCTCCGCGGAATATCTGAAATCCATGCCGCAACGGGTGCGTGACCGCGCCATCAAGCTGTCGGCGCTCGCCCTCTCCGGCGGCAAATATCGCCGCCTCGACGAGCCGAGCCTCACCCGCGCCGCGGCAGACCGGGCCTATGCCCAGGCCGGCATCGGTCCGCGCGATATCGATGTGGCGGAGGTTCATGACGCGACGTCGTTCTGCGAGGTCTACCAGTCCGAGATGATGCGCTTCTGCGAGATCGGCGAAGGGGGTGCCTTTGTCGGCAGCGGTGCCACCAAGATCGGCGGCGAATTGCCTATCAACACATCGGGCGGGCTCGTCTCCAAGGGGCATCCGATCGGCGCGACCGGCCTCTCCATGTGCTACGAGCTGGTCACGCAGCTCCGCGGCGAGGCCGGTGCCCGCCAGGTGGACGGGGCGGCCATCGCGCTCCAAGAAAACGGTGGTGGCATCATCGGCATGGAGGAGGCGGTCGCTGCCGTCGTCATCTACGAGCGCACGCGCTGA
- a CDS encoding class I adenylate-forming enzyme family protein → MRLIDYFQKGLARGADRPAFLDDYVTLTYGEVDQMARGLASALHASGFSDGARMAVFSPNDPRAFACIIGIFYAGGVWIPCNARNTVAVNAHFLGMTGCEVLFFHGSLAREAAELQAATPSLRLLVCIDGDGGGSAVSLGDFLGRGDGTLPEVPDDPDRIATIFPTGGTTGLSKGAPWTHRTWEALISAYWHCLPSAKPPIHLVAGPMTHAAGGLALMMMPGGATNVVLPRADPLAIMQAIERHRITHLYLPPTVLYMMLAHPEVRSYDYSSLKYFVVAAAPVAPEKFREAMEVFGPVMCQSFGQAEAPMFLTFLSTEDLLAAEADPRLYASCGRPTLNVRVEIMDEDGNILPPGQRGEIVAKGTLVFPGYFGNPEATAAASAHGWHHTGDVGYRDEQGFIYIVDRKKDMIVTGGFNVFSAEVEQVLLSHPAVRDCAVIGVPDAKWGEAIKAVIELKPQAQVDPQELITLVKRELGGVHAPKSVDIWDELPRSGNGKVLKREIRDTFWSGRERAV, encoded by the coding sequence ATGCGCCTGATCGACTATTTTCAGAAGGGCCTTGCCCGCGGCGCCGACCGGCCCGCGTTCCTCGACGACTACGTCACCCTCACCTATGGCGAGGTCGACCAAATGGCGCGAGGGCTCGCATCGGCGCTCCACGCCTCGGGCTTTTCCGACGGCGCCCGGATGGCGGTGTTCAGTCCCAACGACCCGCGGGCCTTCGCCTGCATCATCGGGATTTTCTACGCGGGCGGGGTCTGGATCCCGTGCAACGCGCGCAACACGGTCGCGGTGAATGCCCATTTCCTCGGCATGACCGGCTGCGAAGTGCTGTTCTTCCATGGCAGCTTGGCCCGCGAGGCGGCGGAATTGCAGGCGGCCACGCCGTCGCTGCGGCTGCTGGTCTGCATCGACGGCGACGGTGGCGGCTCAGCGGTGTCCCTCGGCGATTTCCTCGGGCGGGGTGACGGCACCCTGCCCGAAGTGCCGGACGATCCGGACCGGATCGCCACCATATTTCCCACCGGCGGCACCACCGGCCTGTCGAAGGGCGCGCCCTGGACCCATCGCACCTGGGAAGCCTTGATCAGCGCCTATTGGCATTGCCTTCCCTCGGCCAAGCCACCGATTCACCTGGTGGCCGGGCCGATGACCCATGCGGCGGGCGGGCTGGCGCTCATGATGATGCCGGGCGGCGCCACCAATGTGGTGCTGCCCCGCGCCGATCCGCTGGCGATCATGCAGGCGATCGAGCGGCACAGGATCACCCACCTCTATTTGCCGCCGACGGTGCTTTACATGATGCTCGCGCATCCCGAAGTGCGCAGCTACGACTATTCCTCGCTGAAATATTTCGTCGTGGCGGCGGCCCCGGTCGCGCCGGAGAAGTTCCGCGAGGCCATGGAGGTTTTCGGGCCGGTCATGTGCCAGTCCTTCGGCCAGGCCGAGGCGCCGATGTTCCTGACCTTCCTCTCGACCGAGGATCTTCTCGCGGCCGAAGCCGATCCGCGGCTCTATGCGAGCTGCGGCAGGCCCACGCTCAATGTCCGGGTGGAGATCATGGATGAGGACGGCAATATTCTGCCACCCGGCCAGCGCGGCGAGATCGTGGCCAAGGGCACCCTGGTCTTCCCCGGCTATTTCGGCAATCCGGAAGCGACCGCCGCAGCATCCGCCCATGGATGGCATCACACCGGCGACGTGGGCTATCGCGACGAGCAGGGCTTCATCTATATCGTCGACCGCAAGAAGGACATGATCGTCACCGGCGGCTTCAATGTCTTCTCGGCGGAGGTCGAGCAGGTGCTGCTGTCCCACCCGGCCGTGCGCGATTGCGCCGTCATCGGTGTGCCCGATGCGAAATGGGGCGAGGCCATCAAGGCGGTGATCGAGCTCAAGCCGCAGGCCCAGGTCGATCCGCAGGAGCTGATCACGCTGGTGAAGCGCGAGCTTGGCGGCGTGCATGCGCCCAAGTCCGTCGACATCTGGGACGAGCTGCCGCGTAGCGGCAATGGCAAGGTGCTGAAGCGCGAAATCCGCGACACGTTCTGGAGCGGCCGCGAGCGCGCGGTCTAG
- a CDS encoding ABC transporter substrate-binding protein: MHSGIRHVLLASAALAMFCNAAAAEEEFKVGGVVALSGPYGVIGEAMRKGAELAAEMRGGKVLGAPIVFEWEDSETKPQVAVQKATRLIADGADLLFGEVSSGATIAMMKLAERRKVPLLVTISASDEITGKDKNPYTFRTSNPVDMENRMMAEFAAKDGVKRVYGVVADYAVGREMWESLKAKLKAKGVTIAGEDFPALGNKDYSLIADKVAKSDADGVAMIMTGSDAITFLKQSGQIGLKDKKTVFGTMVMDELMGKAVGEQSYGVNSTLRYHFSHDNPANEKFVAAFKAKYGELPNQFAGEAFDGMSWFLNVVDETGRWDKEAWLEAFRNSTYAESVEGTKRMRPCDNQAEQVGLFGKAVKGSDPLPPVTMEVTYTFEPSALFDACE; the protein is encoded by the coding sequence ATGCATTCCGGCATTCGCCATGTCTTGCTTGCCTCGGCCGCTCTGGCCATGTTTTGCAATGCGGCAGCAGCCGAGGAGGAATTCAAAGTCGGCGGCGTGGTGGCGCTCAGCGGCCCCTATGGGGTGATCGGCGAGGCCATGCGCAAAGGTGCCGAGCTCGCTGCCGAAATGCGTGGCGGCAAGGTTCTCGGCGCTCCCATCGTGTTCGAATGGGAGGACAGCGAAACCAAGCCGCAGGTTGCCGTTCAGAAGGCGACGCGGCTGATCGCCGACGGCGCCGACCTCCTATTCGGCGAGGTGAGCTCCGGCGCCACCATCGCGATGATGAAGCTCGCCGAGCGCCGCAAGGTTCCCCTGCTCGTGACGATCTCGGCCAGTGACGAGATCACCGGGAAGGACAAGAATCCCTATACGTTCAGGACGTCGAATCCGGTCGATATGGAAAACCGGATGATGGCCGAGTTCGCCGCCAAGGATGGCGTGAAGCGCGTCTATGGCGTGGTCGCGGACTATGCGGTCGGCCGTGAGATGTGGGAGAGCCTCAAGGCCAAGCTCAAAGCCAAGGGCGTCACCATTGCCGGTGAGGACTTTCCGGCGCTGGGCAACAAGGACTACTCGCTCATCGCCGACAAGGTCGCCAAGTCGGACGCGGACGGCGTCGCCATGATCATGACCGGCAGCGATGCCATCACCTTCCTGAAGCAGTCGGGCCAGATCGGGCTCAAGGACAAGAAGACCGTCTTCGGCACCATGGTGATGGATGAGCTCATGGGCAAGGCGGTGGGCGAGCAGAGCTACGGCGTCAACTCCACCTTGCGCTATCATTTCTCGCACGACAATCCGGCCAACGAGAAGTTCGTCGCCGCCTTCAAGGCCAAGTATGGCGAGCTACCCAACCAGTTCGCCGGCGAGGCCTTCGACGGCATGTCGTGGTTCCTGAACGTGGTCGACGAGACCGGACGCTGGGACAAGGAGGCCTGGCTCGAGGCTTTCCGCAACAGCACCTACGCGGAGTCCGTGGAAGGCACGAAGCGCATGCGGCCCTGCGACAACCAGGCCGAGCAGGTCGGGCTGTTCGGCAAAGCCGTCAAGGGAAGCGATCCCCTGCCGCCGGTCACCATGGAGGTGACCTATACCTTCGAGCCCAGCGCGCTGTTCGACGCCTGCGAGTAA
- a CDS encoding MarR family winged helix-turn-helix transcriptional regulator gives MSVQEQPRRRQTRKAKEPADGHDAAPSRRDLQRGLELHFFAHLNLAEDANRQLAALDMGRTHHRILYFTVQTPGITVGELTSLLRVTHQAIQRPMGDLVRGGYIQQQMSSVDRRQRQLFSTPKGLALFEQLSQRQFERLARAYEKAGSEAVMGFWAVLSAMVEPADHEWIRRGEQARAAPAAGHAKKAK, from the coding sequence ATGTCAGTCCAGGAACAGCCGCGCCGCCGCCAAACCCGCAAGGCGAAAGAGCCTGCCGACGGGCACGACGCCGCGCCGTCGCGCCGCGATCTGCAGCGCGGCCTGGAGCTGCACTTCTTCGCTCACTTGAACCTGGCGGAAGACGCGAACCGGCAGCTTGCAGCCCTGGACATGGGGCGGACCCACCACCGGATCCTGTATTTCACCGTGCAGACCCCCGGCATCACGGTCGGTGAGCTGACGTCGCTGTTGCGTGTCACCCATCAGGCCATTCAGCGTCCCATGGGCGACCTCGTTCGCGGGGGCTACATCCAGCAGCAGATGTCGAGCGTCGACCGGCGGCAGCGCCAGCTGTTCTCGACGCCCAAGGGCTTGGCCTTGTTCGAGCAGCTCTCGCAGCGGCAGTTCGAGCGGCTCGCACGGGCCTATGAAAAGGCTGGAAGCGAGGCGGTGATGGGATTCTGGGCGGTGCTGTCGGCTATGGTCGAGCCGGCCGATCACGAATGGATCAGGCGCGGGGAACAGGCACGCGCCGCGCCTGCCGCCGGCCATGCAAAAAAAGCCAAGTGA
- a CDS encoding ferritin-like domain-containing protein: protein MTDPRDHLLSWLRDVHAAEEQAIKMLSSFARRIENYPELKARIEQHVTETQRQSERVRECLRRHGSDASTLKDTGTKLMGLGQGLSGIFTSDEIIKGVLASYTFEQMEIASYKILVAAARRLGDAETARVCEEILQEELAMAGWLESRFGELTGKFFDLEADESVTAKH from the coding sequence ATGACTGACCCGAGGGATCACCTTCTTTCCTGGCTTCGGGATGTCCATGCGGCCGAAGAGCAGGCGATAAAGATGCTCAGCAGCTTTGCGCGCCGCATCGAAAACTATCCCGAGTTGAAGGCACGCATCGAACAGCATGTCACCGAGACGCAGCGCCAGTCGGAGCGCGTGCGGGAATGCCTGCGGCGCCACGGCAGCGATGCCTCGACCCTGAAGGACACGGGTACGAAGCTGATGGGCCTGGGGCAGGGGCTCAGCGGGATCTTTACCAGCGACGAGATCATCAAGGGCGTTCTGGCGAGCTACACCTTCGAGCAGATGGAGATCGCCAGCTACAAGATTCTGGTCGCGGCGGCTCGCCGGCTAGGCGATGCGGAGACGGCGCGCGTCTGCGAGGAGATCCTCCAGGAGGAGCTTGCCATGGCCGGATGGCTGGAAAGCCGCTTCGGCGAGCTGACCGGCAAGTTCTTCGACCTGGAGGCGGATGAATCGGTCACGGCCAAGCACTGA
- a CDS encoding manganese catalase family protein, whose translation MFFRTNQFQYTAKPDRPDPVYAKKLQEVLGGQWGEISVMMTYLFQGWNCRAPAKYRDMILDIGTEEIAHVEMLATMIARLLETSPVEAREEAAKNSAVGAVLGGSRLEDVLVSGMNPQHAIVSGLGATPTDSVGYPWNARYTIASGNLLADFRFNVTAESQGRLQVCRLYELTEDPGVRDMLSFLIARDTMHQNQWLAAIAELEADGLDETPVPVSFPQGREKSEVAYQFWNCSGGRESEQGRWAKGPSPDGKGEFEYLADPRPLGETVEELSPGDPLLHGTPKKPMSPAAS comes from the coding sequence ATGTTCTTTCGAACGAACCAGTTCCAGTATACGGCCAAACCTGATCGGCCCGACCCCGTCTATGCCAAGAAGCTCCAGGAGGTCCTTGGAGGCCAGTGGGGCGAAATCAGCGTCATGATGACCTATCTCTTTCAGGGCTGGAATTGCCGCGCGCCGGCGAAATACCGCGACATGATCCTCGACATCGGTACCGAGGAGATCGCCCATGTCGAGATGCTCGCCACCATGATCGCCCGGCTTCTGGAGACCTCGCCCGTCGAGGCCAGGGAAGAGGCCGCCAAGAACTCCGCGGTGGGCGCGGTGCTCGGCGGGTCTCGCCTCGAGGATGTGCTCGTCTCCGGAATGAACCCGCAGCACGCGATCGTCTCCGGTCTTGGCGCCACGCCGACCGACAGCGTCGGCTATCCTTGGAACGCGCGCTATACGATCGCCTCCGGGAACCTGCTCGCCGATTTCCGCTTCAACGTGACAGCAGAATCGCAGGGAAGGCTCCAGGTGTGCCGCCTCTATGAACTGACCGAAGATCCGGGCGTGCGCGATATGCTTTCCTTCCTGATCGCCCGTGACACGATGCACCAGAACCAGTGGCTGGCGGCCATCGCCGAGCTCGAGGCGGACGGCTTGGACGAGACACCCGTCCCCGTCAGTTTCCCGCAAGGGCGCGAGAAGTCCGAGGTCGCATATCAGTTCTGGAACTGCTCCGGCGGTAGGGAGAGCGAGCAAGGCCGCTGGGCCAAGGGGCCGTCGCCCGACGGCAAAGGCGAGTTCGAATATTTGGCCGATCCCCGGCCCCTGGGCGAGACAGTCGAGGAGCTCTCGCCCGGCGATCCGCTTCTTCACGGAACGCCGAAAAAGCCCATGTCGCCGGCTGCGTCGTAG
- a CDS encoding PRC-barrel domain-containing protein: protein MAQTQSGDTQARQANQQRADQQGRTARNAAASQAQTLRVSELEGQSVHDSRGQVVGRIDAVVFDQNDEPFVVLILQSMDRTQAAGQQQAQGQQQAQGQQEERLLSIRQLAFQDDRLYLRNVQEDRLGQLPAYGERQQGLREANQDQEIQVATAAPGNTTAQSDAAQIVVQQDAPTVRMQQAAPQVNVRQAQPDVTVTQAQPEILVRQPQPTVTVDIPQPEIVVRMPRPDVNVAMAQPQVEVNQPQPRVRIEEPQQQPQVQVERDQAEVNVSQSQGQPNVQVQRQGQPQVRYERAEPRVVINQPQGQPNVRFEQATGDQARQRNQATGQQNQATGQQPQQQTTAEGANQNRMNQDQTAAQEQQASMRPVRVAELEGMEIQNVRGEELGEVQDVVRNPRTGRQMLVVSSGGFLGIGEDQAALPVERFWVRGDRLVIRGVTQEDIESQTDFRNQSGRYRQVSENEQARLRVWQ from the coding sequence ATGGCCCAGACACAGTCCGGCGACACACAAGCCCGCCAAGCCAATCAGCAGCGGGCGGATCAGCAGGGCAGAACGGCCAGAAATGCCGCTGCCTCGCAAGCTCAAACGCTGCGGGTCTCTGAGCTCGAGGGGCAAAGCGTCCATGACTCGCGCGGACAAGTGGTGGGGCGCATCGATGCGGTGGTGTTCGACCAAAACGACGAGCCGTTCGTGGTGCTGATCCTTCAGAGCATGGACCGGACTCAAGCCGCAGGCCAGCAGCAGGCGCAAGGCCAGCAGCAAGCGCAAGGTCAGCAGGAGGAGCGCTTACTGTCGATCCGGCAACTCGCGTTCCAGGACGATCGACTGTACCTGCGGAACGTGCAGGAGGATCGGTTGGGACAGCTTCCCGCCTATGGCGAGCGCCAACAGGGCCTGAGGGAGGCCAATCAGGACCAGGAGATCCAGGTGGCGACCGCTGCCCCGGGCAATACGACCGCACAGTCAGACGCGGCGCAGATCGTGGTGCAGCAGGATGCGCCCACGGTGCGCATGCAGCAGGCTGCGCCTCAAGTCAATGTGCGCCAGGCACAGCCCGATGTCACAGTCACACAAGCGCAGCCCGAGATTCTCGTGCGCCAGCCTCAGCCGACGGTGACCGTGGATATTCCCCAGCCTGAGATCGTGGTGCGGATGCCGCGGCCAGACGTGAATGTCGCCATGGCCCAGCCGCAGGTCGAGGTCAACCAGCCACAGCCGCGCGTCCGTATCGAGGAGCCGCAGCAGCAGCCCCAGGTCCAGGTCGAGCGCGACCAGGCGGAGGTCAATGTTTCTCAAAGCCAAGGCCAGCCCAACGTACAAGTGCAGAGGCAGGGTCAGCCGCAGGTGAGGTACGAACGAGCCGAGCCGCGTGTCGTGATCAATCAACCTCAGGGTCAACCGAATGTCCGGTTCGAGCAAGCAACGGGCGACCAGGCAAGGCAGCGGAACCAAGCCACGGGGCAGCAGAACCAAGCCACGGGACAGCAGCCGCAACAGCAGACCACCGCGGAGGGCGCCAACCAGAACCGAATGAACCAGGATCAGACGGCCGCTCAGGAGCAACAAGCCAGCATGCGCCCAGTGCGTGTGGCTGAGCTCGAGGGTATGGAGATCCAGAATGTGCGGGGCGAGGAGCTCGGCGAGGTGCAAGATGTGGTCAGAAACCCACGGACCGGCCGGCAAATGCTGGTGGTTTCAAGCGGTGGCTTCCTCGGCATCGGCGAGGACCAGGCTGCCCTCCCGGTCGAGCGCTTCTGGGTTCGCGGCGATCGGCTGGTCATCCGCGGTGTGACCCAAGAGGACATCGAGAGCCAGACCGATTTCCGCAATCAGTCCGGCCGCTACCGGCAGGTCAGCGAGAACGAGCAGGCACGCCTGCGGGTCTGGCAGTAG